One Rhodoferax ferrireducens T118 DNA segment encodes these proteins:
- a CDS encoding phasin family protein — protein sequence MNTTAEQFIATNKANLQALQGFTTQAFAGIEKLVELNLAASKAALGESFNHVQAALGAKDAQQLLALQSGLVKPLTEKSAAYVQHVQTIVTGSGAEFTKAVEAKTAEAQKAFDSVLENLTKNAPAGSETAVAAFKNALTSGQNALESAQAQAKKALATAQANFTAAATQTADAVKKATKVA from the coding sequence ATGAACACCACCGCCGAACAATTCATCGCAACAAACAAAGCCAATCTGCAAGCACTGCAAGGCTTCACCACCCAGGCTTTTGCCGGCATCGAGAAACTGGTCGAGCTCAACCTGGCGGCCTCCAAGGCTGCCTTGGGCGAGTCCTTCAACCATGTCCAGGCTGCGCTGGGTGCCAAAGATGCCCAACAGTTGCTGGCTCTGCAATCTGGCCTGGTCAAGCCTCTGACCGAGAAGTCTGCCGCCTACGTTCAGCATGTTCAGACCATTGTGACTGGCAGCGGTGCTGAATTTACCAAGGCTGTTGAAGCCAAGACGGCCGAAGCACAAAAGGCATTCGACAGCGTGCTGGAAAACCTGACCAAGAACGCGCCTGCTGGCAGCGAAACCGCTGTGGCCGCCTTCAAGAACGCTTTGACCTCCGGTCAAAATGCACTCGAGTCGGCTCAGGCTCAAGCCAAGAAAGCGCTTGCAACGGCTCAGGCCAACTTCACGGCAGCCGCCACCCAGACCGCCGATGCAGTCAAGAAAGCCACTAAAGTAGCTTAA
- a CDS encoding cytochrome b, with the protein MSLRKNTKRYGSLSIGLHWVMLLLLAAVYACMELRGYFPNVSVPRAWHFMLGLTFFALVVVRLMVRMTTSPPPIKPNPPKLQTLSARLVQIGLYVLMIGMPLAGWLLLSASGKPIPFFGLHLPALISKSQDMAEFIQIIHETGGTAGYFLIGLHTVAALYHHYVVRDNTLLRMLPAGA; encoded by the coding sequence ATGAGTTTGAGGAAAAACACGAAACGATACGGATCACTGTCCATCGGGCTGCACTGGGTCATGCTGCTGCTGCTTGCGGCGGTGTATGCCTGCATGGAACTGCGCGGTTATTTTCCGAATGTGAGCGTTCCGCGAGCCTGGCACTTCATGCTGGGCCTGACCTTTTTTGCACTGGTCGTGGTGCGCCTGATGGTCCGTATGACGACTTCGCCCCCTCCGATCAAGCCCAATCCACCCAAGTTGCAGACGCTGTCAGCCAGACTCGTGCAGATTGGGCTTTATGTGCTCATGATTGGCATGCCGCTGGCAGGATGGCTGCTTCTCAGCGCGTCCGGAAAGCCGATCCCATTCTTCGGCCTGCACCTGCCGGCGCTCATCAGCAAGAGCCAAGATATGGCGGAGTTCATCCAGATCATCCATGAGACCGGTGGCACTGCGGGTTACTTCCTGATCGGTTTGCATACCGTCGCCGCCCTGTATCACCACTATGTGGTTCGGGACAACACCTTGCTGCGCATGCTTCCGGCCGGCGCTTGA